The nucleotide sequence CATGCCATTTCTTGTATATTCCAATGCTCATTCTGTCTATGGAAATCTGTAgttccacctttttttttctacCTACCTTTTCTAAGTATTAGCTCAAAGGTTCTTTCCTCCAGAAGTTTTCAAATGCTCTCCAAATGAATATTGAAACTCCTGGCTCTGTGAATTTAAAGGCAGTCTTCCCTAGCTGCCTCTCCTACCACCCCAAAATAGCTGAGGTACCTTGTCCACTTCACATGGCCATGTGATGAATCTCCTAAGAGGAAACCATCCATTTTCTCTTACTAGTATCCAAGCTCTTCTTAAAACACATTCTATTTTACAGTTTTCCTCTTTTAATGACCCAAAGCACATAGAACAACTCAACACAAGTGTGCCCTCAATACGTAACTGAATAAATCGAGAAACAGCAATCAATTGAGaaattagtgcttttctagagCTTTTGACAGAGAGGCAGTACAATGGATATGGATATTGTGGGTCTGAGTGATCAAGATTTAGGTTCACCACATTACTCCCCTGCTGTGTCtcaagcatttcctctaaaaatgAAGTTAACAATCCCTACTTAATATGGTGATTGTGACAATGGGATAGTAATGCATAAAGAACCTCAACACAAATTGTCTGTGGGACATGCTAGAGAGATAACTGTTAGCTATCTCTGGTCATAGGAGCCTGCAACGCAATTTTAAGGGGTATTTAAACAACTGTGTGTGTGATTTAGGGAATGGTCAAGTCTTTAGTTGGACTGGCCTCTCAAcaaccacttctttttttttggctgtgccttgtggcatgtgagatcttagttccccaaccagggttcgaACTTGTGGTCCCTGAAGTGGAAGCTAACCACTGGcccgccagggaaatcccaacaaCAACTTCTTGAATGCAGACAAGCCCTCATGACTTCTCCATGCTGCTGAAGTTTCCTCAGGTTATATACATAATGTGAAGAAGACATTTACCTAACAGAAATGTTGAGTATGATAACGTATCTAAAAACACTATGTAAACTATGGTAAAAGATCAGTTTTATAATGGACTTTGACTCAGAGCAAAAAGCCAAAAGgattaaacattttattcaatTTCTAGCATGTTCTATGAGggccttgaaaataatttttcctttttcatataaTTTCCCTTCTCTTTACTGTTTATAGAACACTAAATTTGGATACTCAAGTTTCCAAAGTGAAAGCTAAACCTGGAAGGGTTATATTTTACACCCTCTGCTGGCCTCGGAGGAGAATAACACTACCTAAGACTAATTCAAGATCatctaaatgtttattttcatggACTTGACTGTAAAGATGTCATGGCATTCCACATAAAGACAAAAACATAGTTTCAGCTCTATTATGTATCAGATAATTAAACACAATTTGTTTATGCCTACTTTTTGTTTGTAACAATTATCATAGGATTCAAATCtagaaaattatttctgtacAAAAGCTAGCTGCccaccatttattttttcaaaataattactttaaaagattTTGCTGTTTCTATTGATATATTTAAGGCTGAAACCCACTGAAAATATCCAAACTTGTAACATCTTAATTTCCTTTGCTACCACTAATTTTGGCAACCACATAATTTACTACCAAACGTACAAGGTTGTATATACTAATTTAACTGTgaatcatttttttatattcaaaGTCTTAGATTATGTATATGAAAACTAATTTATTAAACCTTTGTACACAAAGATGAATATACCTGTATAGCAAGCTTATATGAAGAATGAAGTtacaaaaaagtaaaagtgttattaAAACGGATGCATGTAAATCATTTACAAAAATACCCCAAATGGTATAAAGCTGCTCATCCCTGATTTTTCTCATTTGGTTGTTAAGAGttgaaatatgaattttaaatggttagaattttttttaaaaaagtgatatatTAAACTTACATACAGGATAATTAGCAAAATGTAGAAAGGGAAAACGATGtacaaaagacagattaaaaaCCATCACTCCTGACGGACATTCACAATCCAAAAATAGTATAAACCTTAACAAACTCTCACTAAACTGGCTCCTACTTACCTCCCCCCAAGTTTTTATCAGTGAGAATAAAATATAGTAAACCAGAAAGCTCAgtctttctgttctttaaaagaGGCCTGACCTTAGACAACAATTAAGCcttggggagattttttttttttctttcacatgggAGGAACAAATAGGAAAACAATTTTACCTGTCCACTTAGTCCTAATTACCAGAACACAGAGTTATAATTAAATAGCACTGGGTACTATGTCAAGCAGTCATTCAGAAGtcttcttgcttttttgttggTTTCGGGGTGAATTCTTTAACAAGTTTCTTATCCTGAGGTACATTCCAGTAGATTCCGCCATGTTCTCGAATTCAAACGGCGTTATTCCAGTTGCAAACTTGCTCATGTCAGGGATAGCACTGTGGGCCTTCGTGGCTGCTGTAGGACTGCAGTCCTCATGAAGGAGCTGCTGGTTGCTCCCTCCATTCCTGACCTCACTGTTTGACTCGACCCTGCTGTGGTCAAGAGCACCTTTTGGGTCTACCTGAGTGgactcttccttttccttctggcCAAGCAAAGCAGTCTCAGAATCTGGGCTCGAGGCTTGTTCCTCTTCCGATTTCTGTGCAGCAGTGTCTGGTACCTCAGCCTCCCCTGGCACCTGCTTTTCGGGTGTTCTCCCCTCTGGGACAGGGAGGTCAGGTTCATTTGGACAAGGTGAAGAGGCCACCGAATTCCCGGTTAAAGGTGTGTCTACAGGAATATCTGAATCACTATTGACGCTCTCTGCCTGCTCCAGGGCTGCCCATATCTGCCTCTGCTGTTCTTCTAGTTCCTCCAGAGTCAGCGCGTCCTCGTCCATAGTCACGGATGCCGTTCTTGTCTGGGGTGAGTCACTGGGAGTCAGCGGCGGGGTGCCCTTGGGGAGCGGAGGAGTGAAGATGGGTGGAGGGGTGCCCCGGGGGAGCGGGGGAGGCGTGCCAGGGGGCAGCGGGGGCTGAAACTGAAAAGCTTCACTGCTTGGGGACCCATGCGGGACTTCGGCATCTGAAATGAGGATGTTGAGATACTGAGTTGTCACACAGCACTTGATTttactagcatttattatttgaacTCAGGTGAATCCAGAGGTTTGATGGCAAAATAACGGGCTCAAGAGGGGAAAACTGGATCCTCAGATACCACATGTGTAAgctgtgctcagtggtgtctgactctttgcaatcccatggactgtaacccaccaggctcttctgtccatggaattctccaggcaagattactggagtgggctgccatttccttctccaggggatcttccggacccaggaatcaaacatgcatctcctgcattgacaggtggattctttaccactgagccccctgggaagcataCCATCATCATTGCTTAATGGCCTCAATCCACCTGAAAAGAACATCTGCAGGGGAAGAGGCGAGGATCTCTGGTGCCAGTAACTCTTAACTGAGGGTAACCTTTAACACAGCAGGAAATCTGGCTGGAAATGAGGCTGCCTAGACTCTCGAGTGGGCGGATGtggaagcagcagcagaggaggCAACTGGGAAACTCCCTGGCTTACTTCTCAGTTCTGTACCCCAGTCTAGATTGCTCGACAGAACTGTGGGTACATGTGGTCAACTGGTCACTGGTCATCGCTATCTGGGTGTCTCACAGACACAACGGATCTGATCTGTACAAAACATGGAATCTTTTCCTAAAACTCAGACTCTTCCCCCGTTTGTTAACGCGTTCACTGGCAACACCAGTAGCATCTGGTTTAAGTCTCCAAAACGGAAACCTAGTCACCAGagtcctcctcctttccttccaccCACACCCGGTCCTTAGCTCTCTGGGGTCCACCCTTTCCCACAGCCTGTCATAGCTGCTACATTATTTTGGGACCATTACTGTTGGTCAGGAGTATCAGAGTCATTCCTGCCTCTCGACTCATCTTCCTTATGCTCATCCTGAAACAATTAgtctttctaaaacacaaatctgGTCCTACTAATctttccatctcattagaaaccCTTTAGTGCCTTGCCATGATCTAAAGGAAGTTCAATCTCCTCTGTACCATATGAGGCTCTCACAACCAAGAACCTGCCTATTGTGACTACATTTCTTACAGCCCATTCTGAACTCCAGCTATCACACTGTTGGTGGACAAACATGTTGTGATGCTTCATgcttctgtattttcatttctcgCTGTCTTGAATGCCCTAACCCTACTCATCTTGCCCTGGTCACATCCCTCGGGACCATCACAATCCTGCTTGACCACAGGTTTCACGGTAAACCCAGAGGATTCAGAGAACAAAAGACCAGGGGAGTACAGAGAGCAAGGCCTTTGTTCCCTTCCCTTGGCTTTCTGAAAGGATGGACTTTCCTCATGGTCTCTCTTTCCTGGGAGGAGACGGGATTTTGTGAATTTATACACTTGGGAAGAATAACTGAGAAAGCTTGACTCAGTTCTGCCCTTCCTCCTCTTGGGATTGAGCTCCCAAAGGGGAGTATTTTCCACTGTGTGTCTCAAAGCACCGCCCATCAGAGGGGCCAGTCCAGATCCAGGGCCCCTGGGACTGGGTGGGAAGGTCTGTCTAAGGAACCCAGTTGGCGGGCCCATCCATCTCTCACGCCAAGCTATAAGCCTTCCAACTCAGCTCTGACTGGCAATAGTGGAGGTGCTCTGATACCCAAGGATAAAAGCAAAGATTTACTCTTGAGTCACTGATCATTAAGAGCTTCCTCCTCCTAAGGGAACTCAGCAGCATACCAACTCGTCCTACTTTCTCAATGAAAGCAAAACCACGGGGTGGAACCTACCTGAGTCCAGTTCCATGTCGGCGGGTGAGGCTGCTGCGCTGTTTTCCTTCTTCTGCTTCTTTGGACTACTGGGGCTGGACTGAGACAAAGACCTTTTGCTGCTAGACTTCATGCTTGGCTAACCGAGAACCAAACCAAACACAAGTGAGTTGGGGGAGACAAAGAATTACACTCTATCCCTCCATTTAAAgatgacacagaaaacaaatccaGGTAACTGGTGAATGTAGTTACCTTTTTCCTTTGGATTCATCAGAAAACATAGAGTGCTTTATATACAAAACAAGAGAAGGCAACGAGATGCCTATGAGTTATGAAACCCCATGGATGAAAGCAATACATTTTTCTAAACCACACTCTAAAAATCTATTTACCGCTTGGAAGTTAGAAGTTAGGTAATTGGCAAACACATCCTTCTGCTGACACGCCTGCATTGGTATTGACCCAAATATCCTCCATTCCTAAcaatgaaaagagaaggaaaaaagaagtgtGTATTTGGAAAATGTCATGCTCTGAAGAGTCTGCTTATGGGAGGCGAAGTGGAGATATCAAATTACATTCCTGCTTCATATGTGACTTTTCCTTTTTGCAGGGGGTGTGGGGTAAAGAAAGAAATAGTgctctgaaagggaaaaaaaacaactctgccTGCACAACAGTCAGGATAGAATACTAAAAGACTACTTGACAAAACCACTCGGGCCATAAAGGTTCTGCCTACTATTAAGAAGTTACAGGCAGTGACGACAGACTCTCAGCAGCCTGGCCGGTTCCCACCGCCTCCTGACACTGACCAGTGCTGCCCATAGACTGTTCCTTGTCCCTTTCTCCTAACTTGCTCATTCATGCTGTTTTCTACCTTCTGTCTTTTCAAACTGGGTAGTAATCACTCCTTTCTCTCCTATTGCCAGTAACACATTCAAAAGCGGCTCTCAACAGGAATCACTTTGGGCTCCTGTGAAACCAATAGACTCTAGGGACTAAGTTAAGTCtaagtgggggagggggtgcttaGGAATGTGCACTTCTAATGCATACCCCCCAAGGGGATTCTGATGTAGGCTGGGATTTGGACCCAACTTCCAGAGGCACTGATGGTTTGTACATGCAATTTAGCCAGCCCTTAACTAATTACACACATCTTCAGATCTGTTCACCAGACTCTAAGTTCAGACCTTTGGCTGCTTCTATACTGCCCAGTCCCTAAGAATAGCtagaatgcatttttttaaaagtcatttatttggttgcactgggtcttagttgcagcatgtgggatctagttccctgagcagggattgaacccaggcctcctgcattgggagctcagagtctttgcccctggaccatgagggaagtccctagaatgcatttttattaaaatactaccaccaccatcaccactactaCAGTTAGTTGTTGAATCGTGAAACATATGATAAAAGTTGGAAAAGATTAAGTATAGCAAACCTTTCTTGTATCGGAGAAATTTTACTTTGTggggggaaaagaaggaaaagtaggAAAAAGTTATAGTACACGTAGATTGATTGAAGGTAGAAAAATACTTCCCAAGTAATTCTGTAAAATTACAATACTGCTTTAAAGCACCCCacgttgttaaaaaaaaaaatcctttaattttagaatagtttcagatttacagaaTCTAATCATTCTACTTTAGTTCCTTAGGGCATAACAGCAGAAAaaactgggttttctttttgaTGAATTCAAGATTTCACTTAACATTCTAGTCAacacaaaggaaattaaaaagttaaactcaTAAGCaacacattttgttgttgttgttcagttggtaagtcatgtcccactctttgtgaccccatgtagcacaccaggctcctttgtctccactatctcccagagtttgctcaaattcgtgtcacatttactattttttttttggtcacactgcatGGCTTATGGGAGCTtagtttcccaacccaggactgagctcccaCCCTCAGCACTCAaagtgtagagtcctaaccactagacagcGAGGGAATTCTCAACCTTTATTTCTTTATGGGACATTTAATTGCTATACAAGCTAACATTTTGAACAATCTACACAAATAATTTTATATCCCAGAAGAATATAAAGCCAATATACTTACATCTGGAATTCCTCTGGGAGTAGATATATTAAAACCTGGATAGTTTACCAATTTCGAGAGATCGTAAGTGACACTTTTAGTTTGCTGTACTTCTCCAGCTTCCATCTCTCCCTCCGCACCATCTAttgtggatcatcaaaaaggttAATATTGCTGAGTGCCCATATAAATCCCTCTCTGGACCAAAAGCAGACCTGGAAAGTGCTTATATTTATGACCACAAAATTATTCTGAGAACGGCTTTCATTATAATTTGTCTGAACCGTTAGAATTTTTAAACAACATGGACATACcattttgataaaaatataaatattgaaaaacttGCAAAGTTTAGTTCTTCCATGAGTTGCTTAAAAGTCTATTTTGCACTGATTTTATGATTTTCCTAATGCTCTATTCTAGTTCTTTTATTTAAGAGACATTTATATAACGGTTACtatataagaaaaatgttttcttctcagaTAGTGCTTTAAACAGTTTATAAGTATTCactcacttaatcttcacaacaaccctaagAGGTACTTACTACTCATACCACTTTACAGATGACAGCAATCCTTGAAGGATAGTTGAGaactacttcattctttttgaaaaGTACATTAAGTAAAGCGAACATTTATGTTGTTAGTCCCATGTCTATATACCTAAGGTCACTAAATGGTTGATAAGTTTCTCTTTATAGAAGTTTTCAGGATAATAAGCCAAGAAGTAATGAAAGAATGAGAATACAACCACTGTGCCATCCCCAATAAATAGATATTGGCAATGTTCACTGATGACTGATTTTACCACCAATTCACAGGAAACAGAGGGACAGAGAAATATACTAAAAGAAAACCATCAGGATGATCAGGAAAATCTAAAAAAACCCACAAGGACAAAATCCAGAGCTTtgttaaaaacaagaaagagaactTATAGACTCTCAATTATCTACAACCATGTATCCAAAGAACCCCTATGTGAAcaaacaaatttaagaagagatcagtggtccagtggctaaaactctgcattttcaatgcagggggcccaggttccattcttggtcagggaactagatgccacatgctgcaactaaaacagcccacatgccacaatggagatcaaagatcctgtgagCTGCAGCTAAGAGTaggtgcagccagataaattttcttttttaaaaagagagaacaacAGACTTGCAAGCACCCACAGACACTGGCATAAGTAATGATAATTTGAatgtcagcatcacctggggatatataaaatattaaaaggactGTGCTAAATGTACTCTTCTTGTACTACGTGAAAAGGGGGGCTtggtaaatgttttgtttttattttaatgacctAAGTAATATCTAGaaacaactttcttttcttttttaatttagagcATTAGAGATAATACTAAAATCTTAAGAGCAATCCTGTTTTCCCTCTCAGGGATAACCACTGTTGAGTTTGCTGTATATTggttaagacttttaaaaacttatttactATCTACCagatgtcaggcactgtgctacatGATAAATAAGCATATATGAACTGTGACAGGGCATGAAGAATACAAACAGGGTGCAGTGATAAAGTCTGGCAGGACACACAGATGAACATAGGAGAGATATGTTTAAAtaaggtggtcagggaaggcctctgtGAGTCTAAACCCTAAAATCTAGATGGTTCCTTTCAAAAGTATCTTTACAAACATAACTCCTTATAGAAAATATACAGCATGGTTTCATCCAtgtgggattttttgtttttttaagatcaaCGGTAGTagtagtagtggtggtggtggtgttagcgctcagtcgtatctgactttttgcgaccctacagactagCCCGTCAGGCtgctctgtttatgggattctccaggcaggaatactagagtgggttgccattcctttctccaggagatctttccaagacagggatcaaagccgggtctctctcattgaaggcagatttttttaccatctgagccaccaggaagatcAACAGTATCATAATATATAAGCTATCcagaaatttatcttttaaactcAGTATTGCGTAAGAATCTTGCCATAGGAGCTCCATGGATTTACTCCATTTATTAAATTCTACAAGGATTCTACCCCCTAGATCTACCATGGTTTACTTAGCTGTTCTTCCTTACGGCCTTaatgttgttttaaaatatatatatatatattcataaaattaatttattttggctgcgccaggtcttagttgtggcatgtgggatctagctccccaaccagggatcgaacccaggtcccctgcattgggagcacagagtcttagccactggaccaccagggaagatctcttaatgtgtttttaatttttcactatcATATTCAATGCTAAAAAGTATCTTCATATACATACATTTCCTTGGGCACATGTGTGAATATTTTTCTAGAGACCTAAGAGAAGTTTTAGAAGGTTTATTTATTCGAACTTTTATAGATCTCCTGGCAGAGATGGGTCATATTTCTGTTACTATTACTGAGAAAGGCAAGAGTTTTGAGGTCTAGCTGGAGAGCTAATACCTTGCTCGGTAGTCACTGAGCAAGTGCAGATAATTATTTGATAACTCTCAATGAAGTTTTAGTTCCTTCCttgtaaaacaaaggaaaatcattgtaatttttaattaaCTCAGTACACACTAAACAAGACAGccattcccattttattttattgtgactctttaattgaaaaaaagagagaaatagaacCCTTAAGTTGACTTATCTAACTGAACATACTATACCTTTCCCATCATAGAGCGAAAGCCCTGAGTTCTCCAGTTCGGCCTCTTTGAGCCACCCTGGTGGGTATCCTAGCTGGCGCATTCGATATATAAAAGGTGGAAGACTCTTGTCCGTCACACCCAGTGCATCCTGGAGTTCCTCACTgagtgaaaataaaagaggaggaaaaaaatattgtattcttgcttggatgaAAATACATACTCTTCgagtattttaaaacacttccGTGTccttagagaatagacttgtggacacggccggggtggggaagaagaggatggGACAAATGGAAAGCGTAGcatgaaaacatatatccatcatcatatgtaaaacagacagacaatgggaatttgctgcatgactcagggaacacAAACccgggctctgtaacaacctagaggggtgggatggggcgggaggtgggagggaggctcaagagagagggggcGTACGTATACCTagggctggttcatgttgatgtagaGCAGaaaacaatactgtaaagcaattatccttcaattaaaaataagttaaaaaaaaaacaaatcacttCCATGTCTTATATTACACAGCATGTGGCACAGCAGTGCCTATCAATCACAATACACATAAGTATTGTGATTGATATGAACATATgaacatatgaaccttcaagttgcgaactttcaaagatgtgactgTGCCTCTGTatgctagctattgtagtgttaACTACTGtccttttcaaggtactgtactataagattaaaattgtttcctttattttttgtgttagtttttttatgtattatctgtTTGAAAAGTATTAGAAACCTATGATGCTATATACacccaattgtgttagttggatacctaggctaactttgttggactaacgaacaaattggacttatgaacatgATTCTGGAAAAGAACTCCTTTAtatataggggacttactgtagatATTTTTTGGATTAATCGATGTACCTTTTATGTAGAGACTTGTGGGAGAACACTTATATGCTGATTATTACCCTGAAGATACACAGAACTTGTTCCAAATAGTGGGGACATAGAAATGACATTCTAAGGTAAAATGACACAGGTACCTAATAACTCCTGGCTTAAATCTTCCAAATCTCTCTTCTACTTCTTCTGCGTGATATCGCTGCTGAAAATTCTGATTGTTTGTCTCACCACAGGCATCCAtatactcttttctcttttcGCTTATTCGAGCAGCATTTCGAGGCTAAATCGTAATGTGTTTGGAAAGAATGGTATCAAGCAGTgtagaaatatttcagaaattaaataaacataagCACTTTTCCTAGGTCAAGCACACAGACTATTTCAGTTTTAATGCATAAGGAGCAAGTATAAAAGAGACTCGATAGTTTAGAAAATCAAGCAAGGAAGAGAGGCAGTCTTTCAATTTCTTATTACCTTGGCACTatcacaaagttttaaaaataaattgtctaAATATGAATTCTcatcatgttttattcatcttaaATAGAGAGCactgtaataaattatttttttcaataatgtcTTAAAACTTACGGACAAATttggaaagatttaaaaattaaggacTACAGGAAAGTAAGACAGGAAGCTTCTTCATATCGCACAATGCTATAGATGCATTGAAAATATTAGAAAGCTCTggttcaaagatttttttttttttatatgagaAAAATTTACCATTGGGCAATCTTTCATTTGATGCTCTTCAGAACCACAATTGAAACAGTGAGGCTTTGGCCTATTtggtcaaaaaacaaagattttcaCAATGTAAATAGAAATATCAAAGCAAATCAATAAAATTCTGTGTGACAGCAATGTGTATCAGAGACAAGAAAGTACGCAGATCACCAATTACTAATATCTGCAGAAATGACCTCACTTTCACCTCCTGTCCTAATGAGTTacacaaatattatttttgatcAAGTCTTTTAACCAAGAGCCCTTATGTTCCCGACTAATCTGTCACCTCTGAATTTTGTCAGTGGCTGATAACAGAAGGATTTGAGGCAAACAGATTATCATATTTTCCATTAGGAAACTTGGAAAGGGGTAGATGGTTATAAGACAGCAATCAAAGACAGCAATGATTAATCCTTTCCACCCACCCAGGCACATCAGGCCTGAACCAATGAGTTGCAATATGACTGACTTAGAGATTTACTCTATGTCTATGTACTGAAATTCTGGTTTAATCTGTTTATTCATAGTAAGCCGGTAATATTAACTTTTCAAGCTATAAGAGTTTATGGTTTTGGttaataaagaagaagaagaaaacaaaagcaactaCCCACACAAACCTTTTTGCCTTTACTTGTATTTCTTGCCCTTCTAGAGAAACAATGTGGCTGAAGACTTGCTGGTACCTTTAGTGAGTTTTATTAAGGAATAGTTAGCATAGTCTGcacaatttggtttttttttttaaaggtgaactTAATGGCAAGATGCATAAAGATCTTCATTCACTATGTAGGATACTTGGGTATTTCCCATCCTTCCGTAAGCTGAGGGTTTTCATTTAGTAGCGGTTGCCCCAATTTATCAAGGcaaaaattagtaaaatacaGGACACTTCCTACAACCTGCAGAAAACAagtcaaaaaatattgctatttaagcggaaaaaaaaaaagatgacattaGACACTGTAAGACTATGGTTAATTGTTTTACCAACTTATTTCTGGATGATAAAATTACTAGAAATAATAATCAACTCCCTAGTGAAGGAGTCACATCCTGATGTGTCAGTAAAATCTCCATCACTGAATTCCCTAGATCATGGAGTTTTTCCTGTTGGATCACTACTGTCAGGGGCACTCCCTCCAGACTTAAAGAGCAAAAATTTGTCAACAATTCTTctatttcccatttctttgcttccttttgtAGCAAGATCCTCAGAAAGCTgtctttatttctatatttattgttTCCATTGCCTTGTCTCCCAATAGGAGAAAAATTCCATACCAATTTGGAAAAATTTCATACAGAAAAAGTCGGAACACCCATGAACCCTCATCTAGATTCAACAATGGTTAACTGACATTTCTGCGTGCACATCATTCTCTCCACACAAAAACATACTTTTTACTGagccattttaaaaaagtaagctGCCACCACTCTCACCTTAGTCTAAGCTATTATTTGCTCCTGCTGGGGACTAACAACTTCCTACCCGAGATCCAGCTTCCACACATAACCAGCTACAACACTGCACCACTCACAGCATGGCATCCCTAAATACTTCAGTATGAGCCTCCTAAGAATAAGAACATTCTCCTACAAATCATGATACCAGTGTCATACTTGCGAAAACTAATAACACTTTATATCATCTATATCCTGTCTGTGCTGGGAGGATGAAGAGCCCACAGATCTTACTGGGAAGATTTACAAGATATGGACACAACTTTGCATACGTGATAAAGGCTAATATCTGCAAAGGTATCATGTGAGATCACCCTATAGAGTGCCAAGTGGCAAGACTAGGACCAGCGAGTACAAGAAGCACATTTCAGCTCAACTTTTAGAGAGTACAAATTTCTATCAGAGATGTGACAAATGAAGAAGtatgtctcatttatttttttaaagtgaattccACTTACTGagaagagtcaaaaaaaaaaaaaaaagaccaggatgCTAGCTATCAGGGCGCTTTAAAGAAAGATCCTGACCTTCAACTAGATAACTTCATCTCCCTTCTAAACAATAAGGTTCTGGGATTTAAGGTGGCACCTGACTAGGATGTTGCACAATTATTAGTCTAAATTGTGGTATGTCAATGGCACACAATACTCCATGAACATGAAAACTGGTCTTCCTTTAATGGAATCCAGGATTATATCatcttctttaaaaacttttaagttgCAAAATCACACATGACATTGCACTGACACCTCTGAATTTTGCATAGGTATCAAAAGGCCTACATATAGGCTCATCT is from Muntiacus reevesi chromosome 13, mMunRee1.1, whole genome shotgun sequence and encodes:
- the LOC136146091 gene encoding zinc finger CCHC domain-containing protein 8 isoform X2 gives rise to the protein MGLATRSCGNGFGSARKPSSSSAPRHQELKRKLNILTRPSGILVNNTKLDGPLLQILFMNNVISKQYHQEIEEFVSNLVKRFEEQQKNDVEKTSFNLLPQPSSVMLEEDHKVEESSAVNNKEAFSVVGSVLYFTNFCLDKLGQPLLNENPQLTEGWEIPKYQQVFSHIVSLEGQEIQVKAKRPKPHCFNCGSEEHQMKDCPMPRNAARISEKRKEYMDACGETNNQNFQQRYHAEEVEERFGRFKPGVISEELQDALGVTDKSLPPFIYRMRQLGYPPGWLKEAELENSGLSLYDGKDGAEGEMEAGEVQQTKSVTYDLSKLVNYPGFNISTPRGIPDEWRIFGSIPMQACQQKDVFANYLTSNFQAPSMKSSSKRSLSQSSPSSPKKQKKENSAAASPADMELDSDAEVPHGSPSSEAFQFQPPLPPGTPPPLPRGTPPPIFTPPLPKGTPPLTPSDSPQTRTASVTMDEDALTLEELEEQQRQIWAALEQAESVNSDSDIPVDTPLTGNSVASSPCPNEPDLPVPEGRTPEKQVPGEAEVPDTAAQKSEEEQASSPDSETALLGQKEKEESTQVDPKGALDHSRVESNSEVRNGGSNQQLLHEDCSPTAATKAHSAIPDMSKFATGITPFEFENMAESTGMYLRIRNLLKNSPRNQQKSKKTSE
- the LOC136146091 gene encoding zinc finger CCHC domain-containing protein 8 isoform X1, which codes for MAAEVDFGDLELFEAFDHPEDSTPKPVHTRFKDDDGDEEHENGIGDAELRERLRQCEETIEQLRAENQELKRKLNILTRPSGILVNNTKLDGPLLQILFMNNVISKQYHQEIEEFVSNLVKRFEEQQKNDVEKTSFNLLPQPSSVMLEEDHKVEESSAVNNKEAFSVVGSVLYFTNFCLDKLGQPLLNENPQLTEGWEIPKYQQVFSHIVSLEGQEIQVKAKRPKPHCFNCGSEEHQMKDCPMPRNAARISEKRKEYMDACGETNNQNFQQRYHAEEVEERFGRFKPGVISEELQDALGVTDKSLPPFIYRMRQLGYPPGWLKEAELENSGLSLYDGKDGAEGEMEAGEVQQTKSVTYDLSKLVNYPGFNISTPRGIPDEWRIFGSIPMQACQQKDVFANYLTSNFQAPSMKSSSKRSLSQSSPSSPKKQKKENSAAASPADMELDSDAEVPHGSPSSEAFQFQPPLPPGTPPPLPRGTPPPIFTPPLPKGTPPLTPSDSPQTRTASVTMDEDALTLEELEEQQRQIWAALEQAESVNSDSDIPVDTPLTGNSVASSPCPNEPDLPVPEGRTPEKQVPGEAEVPDTAAQKSEEEQASSPDSETALLGQKEKEESTQVDPKGALDHSRVESNSEVRNGGSNQQLLHEDCSPTAATKAHSAIPDMSKFATGITPFEFENMAESTGMYLRIRNLLKNSPRNQQKSKKTSE
- the LOC136146091 gene encoding zinc finger CCHC domain-containing protein 8 isoform X3; translated protein: MNNVISKQYHQEIEEFVSNLVKRFEEQQKNDVEKTSFNLLPQPSSVMLEEDHKVEESSAVNNKEAFSVVGSVLYFTNFCLDKLGQPLLNENPQLTEGWEIPKYQQVFSHIVSLEGQEIQVKAKRPKPHCFNCGSEEHQMKDCPMPRNAARISEKRKEYMDACGETNNQNFQQRYHAEEVEERFGRFKPGVISEELQDALGVTDKSLPPFIYRMRQLGYPPGWLKEAELENSGLSLYDGKDGAEGEMEAGEVQQTKSVTYDLSKLVNYPGFNISTPRGIPDEWRIFGSIPMQACQQKDVFANYLTSNFQAPSMKSSSKRSLSQSSPSSPKKQKKENSAAASPADMELDSDAEVPHGSPSSEAFQFQPPLPPGTPPPLPRGTPPPIFTPPLPKGTPPLTPSDSPQTRTASVTMDEDALTLEELEEQQRQIWAALEQAESVNSDSDIPVDTPLTGNSVASSPCPNEPDLPVPEGRTPEKQVPGEAEVPDTAAQKSEEEQASSPDSETALLGQKEKEESTQVDPKGALDHSRVESNSEVRNGGSNQQLLHEDCSPTAATKAHSAIPDMSKFATGITPFEFENMAESTGMYLRIRNLLKNSPRNQQKSKKTSE